The Plectropomus leopardus isolate mb unplaced genomic scaffold, YSFRI_Pleo_2.0 unplaced_scaffold11984, whole genome shotgun sequence region GGTATATATGGCACTcaacttgtggtgctcaaggcgccataaaaacatttgaaaaactcaacagtaatgtctctccAAAAATCATTGCCAAGTTATGGGTCACAGCACAGAAGAAATTGTGCACCTACTGTTAACCCACCTAAAACCACTGAGCTCgttaatgttacagctcagctgaggaggacactGCTAATGTTTACGTCTTGTGTATCTTTGGGGTTTCTCCCTCCTGAAACATTAACTACTTATTTTTTCATAGTTTGGGTTTCTCCGGGTActccggtttcctcccacaCTGCAAAACATGTGGTAAAAGGTTAATTAACCATTAATGAAGCCATTAGCTACAGCTTTATAGAGGGTGacgtttgaaaaaataatacactCACATATTTAGAGCTTGGGTGGGTGACATTTTGGTGAGGTGCAGTGAGCCTACCTCTGCTCTTGAGGGTCAGTGTTGTATCTCTTTGGTCTGGAGCCTCCTCGCACTGATAACTGGGTGAGCTGTGCGGTTCTCTCCATTTCCAGCTCCAGTCCCACCATATTCTGCTCCTCCTTCAGCCGAGCAatctgctcctgctgctctttCAGCAGCTTCCTCTGCTGAGTGATGATCTGCTGCTGGACGGTGTGCCTGTTCTCAAACCTGCTGCCCGGAGACACTGCTCTTTTTGAACACATAAAACCGCTGCCTTCACTTCTCTGCTGTGCCCTCTGGAGCTCACCGGCAGTCGGTGCTGCATGGCGTCGAGTCACCTGCCACGGCTGAGTGGGCTGGGCCACAGCACCCATAGGGGTCTGATGTACTGAAGAGGCGTCGGGGGCTCCAGTGCTTGACCTTTGGTGATCttcctgaaaaaaagaaggaaaaagagcagaaaaaaatcccaatttaGGCCTACTTCTACAGAAGGTTTAAGGGGAATACGATAAAGTATCTGAGAGCAATTTAAATTTCACTGAGCACCAGAAATCCTGATATGTAAGCAGCAGGGGCCTAATATGGCCTCTTTATTGACCCTGTCAACGTGAACTTCATCTCCTGTTCTGTTTCTTTCGTCCCTTGAGCTCTGTTCCACAATCCTACACCTTCCTCCATCTGCTCTATGCCCCCCCGTCCCTTATAGGTACACCACTCCTTCTTACCTCATTCTCAATCTCCAGAGTTCTGAATATTTCAGCAGGAAAAGTTTT contains the following coding sequences:
- the LOC121963644 gene encoding coiled-coil domain-containing protein 191-like is translated as MESDRRRLLRRCLNEWQLWCQMEREQRELLAQQQETRRKMAALIDAALTGKLKAAENPTYQLIMCPLEPSNQPETLKKEDHQRSSTGAPDASSVHQTPMGAVAQPTQPWQVTRRHAAPTAGELQRAQQRSEGSGFMCSKRAVSPGSRFENRHTVQQQIITQQRKLLKEQQEQIARLKEEQNMVGLELEMERTAQLTQLSVRGGSRPKRYNTDPQEQR